The following are encoded together in the Sphingomonas insulae genome:
- a CDS encoding putative bifunctional diguanylate cyclase/phosphodiesterase, which yields MLCLDLDGFKGVNDTLGHPVGDALLCTLGTLLTRLAPDGLVSRLGGDEFAIILSGSVEADRPRGLAQAILDAVSRPLEAAGHRIASGFSIGIAMAPADGTDPDQLLKNADLALYRAKKDGRGVFRFFEEALDIAARKRRQMELDLREALMTGQFRLNFQPIYDLKADRIGGFEALLRWHHPTRGEVSPVEFIPVAEDTGLIGGIGEWVLHEACRHAVDWPDHVRVAINVSPLQFRSQGFAAIVMQALSRSGLPARRLEVEITESVFLDGEDHVLALLHQLRNVGVRVALDDFGTGYSSLSYLRSFPFDKIKIDRSFVTHVADDASSAAIVRAIVDLAAALHMEITAEGVEDADQLGCLRGQGCDSIQGFLLSKPVEFDAIARLLPARLAKAA from the coding sequence GTGCTGTGCCTCGACCTCGACGGGTTCAAGGGGGTCAACGACACGCTGGGCCATCCGGTCGGCGATGCGCTGCTGTGTACGCTGGGCACGCTGCTGACCCGGCTGGCGCCGGACGGGCTCGTATCCCGGCTGGGCGGCGACGAATTCGCGATCATCCTGTCGGGGTCCGTCGAGGCGGATCGGCCGCGCGGGCTGGCGCAGGCGATCCTCGATGCGGTCTCGCGTCCGCTGGAGGCGGCGGGCCATCGGATCGCTTCGGGCTTCAGCATCGGCATCGCGATGGCGCCAGCCGACGGCACCGACCCCGACCAGCTGCTGAAGAACGCCGACCTGGCGCTGTACCGCGCGAAAAAGGACGGCCGCGGCGTCTTCCGCTTCTTCGAAGAGGCGCTCGACATCGCCGCGCGCAAGCGCCGGCAGATGGAACTGGACCTGCGCGAGGCGTTGATGACCGGCCAGTTCCGGCTCAATTTCCAACCGATCTATGACCTGAAGGCCGACCGGATCGGGGGATTCGAAGCGTTGCTACGCTGGCACCATCCGACCCGCGGCGAGGTGTCGCCCGTCGAGTTCATCCCGGTGGCCGAGGATACCGGCCTGATCGGCGGCATCGGCGAATGGGTCCTGCACGAGGCGTGCCGCCACGCGGTCGACTGGCCCGACCATGTCCGCGTCGCCATCAACGTGTCGCCGCTGCAGTTCCGCAGCCAGGGCTTTGCCGCGATCGTCATGCAGGCGCTGTCGCGCAGTGGTTTGCCCGCACGCCGGCTGGAGGTCGAGATCACCGAATCGGTATTCCTGGACGGTGAGGACCACGTGCTGGCGCTGCTGCATCAGCTGCGCAATGTCGGCGTCCGGGTCGCGCTGGACGATTTCGGCACCGGTTACTCCTCGCTCAGCTACCTGCGCAGCTTTCCGTTCGACAAGATCAAGATCGATCGCTCGTTCGTCACCCACGTCGCCGACGATGCGAGCAGTGCCGCGATCGTGCGCGCGATCGTCGACCTTGCCGCGGCCCTGCATATGGAGATCACGGCAGAGGGCGTCGAGGATGCCGACCAGCTCGGCTGCCTGCGTGGCCAGGGCTGCGACAGCATCCAGGGTTTCCTGCTCAGCAAGCCCGTCGAATTCGATGCGATCGCCCGGCTGCTGCCGGCACGGCTGGCAAAGGCCGCCTAG
- a CDS encoding HAMP domain-containing protein, with product MPMPRLRFRTLRGRLAVLYTGMFALALAVLGVTAQVMIWTHARASVSAELAASGSVYDGLWALRAKTLTGTADVLSRDFGFRTAVATGDRPTIESALATLRARAGVQRAMLVEQDGSVIGATGPLATTIADLPDQMQGGRHDAVLVSQGRIYRVVVSPVLAPMQIGSVVLALPLDAAEMRGLERLSAIPLTATMLYRDGAGSWQSMDGSIDADPGVDALVAASQRERSLMTLALPSGRAFTIAKPLAGPNGRADAALLIRYPLQAALAPYLPLQVGLALAGLIGIALVVFGSLRLARKITQPLFELDAAARTLEEGARTEVTVTGEDEIGRLAQSFNRMSQGIVDRENRISHLAFHDTLTGLPNRTSFRQALDQALARTSRAGRGGSRSPCCASTSTGSRGSTTRWAIRSAMRCCVRWARC from the coding sequence ATGCCCATGCCTCGCCTGCGGTTTCGCACGCTCAGGGGGCGGTTGGCGGTGCTGTACACCGGGATGTTCGCGCTTGCGCTGGCGGTACTGGGCGTCACGGCACAGGTGATGATCTGGACGCATGCGCGCGCGTCCGTGTCCGCGGAACTGGCGGCGAGCGGCAGCGTCTACGACGGATTGTGGGCGCTGAGGGCGAAGACGCTGACGGGAACCGCGGACGTCCTGTCGCGCGATTTTGGCTTTCGCACGGCGGTGGCGACCGGCGACCGGCCGACGATCGAATCGGCCCTAGCGACGCTGCGCGCCCGCGCCGGGGTGCAGCGCGCGATGCTGGTCGAACAGGACGGCAGCGTGATCGGCGCGACCGGACCGCTGGCGACGACCATTGCCGATCTGCCCGATCAGATGCAGGGCGGCCGCCACGATGCGGTGCTGGTCTCGCAAGGCCGCATCTATCGCGTCGTCGTGTCGCCGGTGCTGGCGCCGATGCAGATCGGTTCGGTCGTGCTCGCGCTTCCGCTGGACGCAGCGGAGATGCGCGGGCTCGAACGGCTGTCGGCGATCCCGCTCACCGCGACCATGCTGTACCGCGATGGTGCCGGCAGCTGGCAGTCGATGGACGGTTCGATCGACGCCGATCCGGGCGTCGATGCGCTGGTCGCCGCCTCGCAGCGCGAACGGTCGCTGATGACGCTCGCCTTGCCCAGCGGTCGCGCCTTCACCATCGCCAAGCCGCTTGCCGGGCCGAACGGCAGGGCCGATGCCGCCTTGCTGATCCGCTATCCGTTGCAGGCGGCGCTCGCCCCCTATCTGCCGCTGCAGGTCGGGCTGGCGCTTGCCGGCCTGATCGGTATCGCGCTGGTCGTATTCGGCAGCCTGCGGCTCGCCCGCAAGATCACGCAGCCGTTGTTCGAACTCGACGCCGCGGCGCGCACGCTCGAAGAGGGCGCCCGCACCGAGGTGACGGTCACCGGCGAAGACGAGATCGGCCGCCTCGCGCAGTCCTTCAACCGCATGTCGCAGGGCATCGTCGACCGCGAGAACCGCATTTCGCATCTCGCCTTCCACGACACGCTGACCGGCCTGCCCAACCGCACCTCGTTCCGCCAGGCGCTGGATCAGGCCCTCGCCCGCACGTCGCGCGCGGGCAGGGGGGGCAGCAGGTCGCCGTGCTGTGCCTCGACCTCGACGGGTTCAAGGGGGTCAACGACACGCTGGGCCATCCGGTCGGCGATGCGCTGCTGTGTACGCTGGGCACGCTGCTGA
- a CDS encoding methylamine utilization protein: MSLSAGAGAATVSITVRNADGSPLTDGVVLIDSTAAGRPVPHGPYVMEQKQIAFQPHVLIVPVGAQVAFPNRDLVRHHVYSFSKAKRFDLKLYGREDQRSIVFDTPGVVALGCNIHDTMSGFVIVTATPFYARTDTAGRVTIAGVPAGPVTVRLWSPSVRAAGNTLSQAATVPAAGYATTLTIRR, translated from the coding sequence ATGTCCCTGTCCGCCGGGGCCGGTGCCGCGACGGTGTCGATCACCGTCCGCAACGCCGACGGATCGCCCCTGACCGACGGCGTCGTGCTGATCGACAGCACGGCCGCGGGGCGTCCCGTGCCGCATGGACCCTATGTCATGGAGCAGAAGCAGATCGCGTTTCAGCCGCATGTGCTGATCGTGCCGGTCGGTGCGCAGGTCGCGTTTCCCAACCGCGATCTCGTGCGGCATCACGTCTATTCGTTTTCCAAGGCCAAGCGGTTCGACCTCAAGCTGTACGGACGCGAGGACCAGCGCAGCATCGTGTTCGATACGCCCGGCGTCGTCGCCCTCGGCTGCAATATCCATGATACAATGAGCGGCTTCGTCATCGTCACCGCCACGCCATTCTATGCGCGGACCGATACGGCCGGTCGCGTGACGATCGCGGGCGTGCCCGCCGGGCCGGTGACGGTGCGATTGTGGTCTCCGTCGGTCCGCGCCGCTGGCAACACCCTGAGTCAGGCGGCGACGGTTCCGGCCGCCGGCTATGCCACGACGCTGACGATCCGCCGCTGA
- a CDS encoding DUF3034 family protein has protein sequence MLAALTMLAGPAAANQRRGGGKLLLTNGVSTVDGAAGGGLASWAVIAGNETEDGIGGTAHATYVALPDFDLSSAGAAIGLSDRIELSYAYQRFDTRAAGAALGLGRGFTFGQHIVGAKVKLVGDAVWAQDTMLPQVSAGVQYRIAERRAVVKAVGADGDKSADFYVAATKLWLAQGIVADATLRLTKANQFGLLGFGGPRQNDRTAQFEGSLAKMLTRKLVVGAEYRTKPDNLGFAEEDDSYDLFAAWAVHRNVSLTAAYVDLGDIATVRNQRGLFLSVQGGF, from the coding sequence ATGCTGGCCGCGCTCACGATGCTGGCCGGGCCTGCCGCTGCCAACCAGCGACGTGGCGGCGGCAAGCTGCTGCTCACCAACGGTGTGTCGACGGTCGATGGCGCGGCGGGCGGCGGCCTTGCATCCTGGGCGGTGATCGCGGGCAACGAAACCGAAGACGGGATCGGCGGCACCGCGCATGCCACCTATGTCGCGCTGCCCGATTTCGATCTGAGCAGCGCGGGGGCCGCGATCGGCCTGTCCGACCGGATCGAGCTGTCCTATGCCTATCAGCGGTTCGACACCCGTGCCGCGGGCGCGGCACTGGGCCTCGGTCGCGGCTTTACGTTCGGACAGCATATCGTCGGTGCCAAGGTCAAGCTGGTCGGCGATGCCGTCTGGGCGCAGGACACGATGCTGCCACAGGTTTCCGCGGGCGTGCAGTACCGGATCGCCGAACGACGCGCCGTGGTGAAGGCGGTCGGAGCCGACGGGGACAAGAGCGCAGACTTTTACGTCGCCGCCACCAAATTGTGGTTGGCGCAGGGCATCGTCGCGGATGCGACGCTGCGCCTGACCAAGGCCAACCAGTTCGGCCTGCTCGGCTTTGGCGGGCCGCGGCAGAACGACCGGACCGCACAGTTCGAAGGGTCGCTCGCCAAGATGCTGACCCGCAAGCTGGTCGTCGGCGCGGAATATCGCACGAAGCCCGACAATCTGGGCTTCGCCGAAGAAGACGACAGCTACGACCTGTTCGCGGCCTGGGCGGTGCATCGCAACGTGTCGCTCACCGCCGCTTACGTCGACCTCGGCGATATCGCGACCGTACGCAACCAGCGCGGCCTGTTCCTGTCCGTGCAGGGCGGGTTCTGA
- a CDS encoding group I truncated hemoglobin has translation MIVPLLLLSLQVAPPADEQPVAPYVQSDANAGATPFKGDGMWRAFHQQAGVDRIVDGLVARNIVDPRISDIFKGQDLVRLRRVLKEQFCYILGGGCRYTGRAMRPAHADMGVQHADLAALVENLQAAMREEHVGFAAQNRFLAKLAPMDRDIVKIRGPRPKE, from the coding sequence ATGATCGTCCCCCTGCTGCTCCTCAGCCTGCAAGTCGCGCCTCCCGCCGACGAACAGCCGGTCGCACCCTATGTCCAGTCCGATGCCAATGCCGGCGCCACGCCGTTCAAGGGTGACGGCATGTGGCGCGCCTTTCATCAACAGGCCGGCGTCGATCGGATCGTCGATGGCCTGGTGGCGCGCAATATCGTCGATCCGCGGATCAGCGACATCTTCAAGGGCCAGGACCTTGTCCGCCTGCGCCGCGTATTGAAGGAGCAGTTCTGTTATATCCTGGGCGGCGGCTGCCGATACACCGGACGGGCGATGCGGCCCGCGCATGCCGACATGGGCGTGCAGCATGCGGATCTGGCCGCGCTGGTCGAGAATCTGCAGGCTGCGATGCGCGAGGAACATGTCGGCTTCGCCGCTCAGAACCGGTTTCTGGCCAAGCTGGCGCCCATGGATCGCGACATCGTGAAGATTCGCGGACCACGTCCCAAAGAGTGA